A window of the Schlesneria paludicola DSM 18645 genome harbors these coding sequences:
- the aroA gene encoding 3-phosphoshikimate 1-carboxyvinyltransferase has product MTAFREILPVSRPVNGSIRPPGSKSLTNRALVVAGLAQGESTLTGVLDSRDTQVMIDSLRKLGLAVDQSTADCTVLITGCHGRPPASAADLWLENSGTSIRFLTALCALGQGRFRLDGNRRMRERPIGDLIDSLRQFGIVVECELGNDCPPVVLNGNGLSGGTTTINANVSSQFLSAVLMAAPCASSPVTIRLAGEMVSEPYIDMTIGVMSDFGVTVDRSERGTFKIAPQTYRATHYDIEPDASAASYFFGLAAVTGGKVTVNGLNAKALQGDVHFVKALEQMGCRVDWNADSVTVTGGTLQGIDVDMNAISDTAQTLACVAPFASGPTRIRNVAHMRLKETDRVTAVVNELRGLGLQVEEHEDGMTIHPGTLHGGTVATYDDHRMAMSFSLIGLRVPGVKIADPECTSKTYPQYFDDLDRLCASSR; this is encoded by the coding sequence ATGACTGCTTTTCGCGAAATTCTACCTGTCAGTCGACCCGTCAACGGATCGATCCGGCCCCCTGGTTCGAAAAGTCTGACCAATCGGGCGCTCGTCGTTGCGGGATTGGCTCAGGGAGAATCGACGCTGACCGGGGTGCTCGACAGTCGAGACACGCAGGTCATGATCGACAGTTTGCGAAAACTCGGTCTGGCCGTTGATCAGTCCACGGCGGACTGCACCGTTCTGATCACCGGCTGTCATGGCCGCCCCCCCGCGTCTGCAGCCGATCTCTGGCTGGAAAATAGCGGGACGAGTATCCGCTTCCTGACCGCACTTTGTGCCTTGGGGCAGGGGCGTTTTCGGCTCGACGGTAATCGACGAATGCGGGAACGGCCGATTGGCGATTTGATCGATTCGCTGCGACAGTTCGGGATCGTCGTGGAATGCGAACTGGGCAACGATTGCCCACCCGTCGTTTTGAACGGCAATGGGCTGTCTGGTGGTACGACGACGATTAATGCCAATGTTTCGAGCCAGTTTCTGAGTGCCGTGCTGATGGCCGCCCCCTGTGCGAGCAGCCCCGTCACGATTCGTCTGGCCGGGGAAATGGTCTCTGAACCGTACATCGATATGACGATCGGAGTCATGTCGGACTTTGGAGTCACGGTGGATCGCAGCGAACGTGGCACTTTCAAGATTGCCCCTCAGACCTATCGAGCGACGCACTACGATATTGAACCTGACGCGTCTGCAGCGAGTTACTTTTTTGGACTGGCGGCGGTCACGGGTGGCAAGGTCACGGTCAACGGCTTGAATGCCAAGGCGCTGCAAGGCGACGTGCATTTTGTTAAGGCCCTCGAACAGATGGGTTGTCGCGTCGATTGGAACGCGGACAGCGTGACCGTCACGGGCGGAACGCTGCAGGGAATTGATGTCGATATGAACGCGATCAGCGACACGGCACAGACGCTGGCGTGCGTGGCTCCGTTTGCCAGCGGCCCCACGCGGATCCGTAACGTCGCTCACATGCGCCTGAAAGAGACCGATCGTGTGACGGCTGTCGTCAACGAACTGCGCGGGCTTGGCCTGCAGGTCGAAGAGCATGAGGATGGAATGACAATCCATCCCGGCACGCTGCATGGTGGTACCGTGGCGACCTACGACGATCACCGGATGGCGATGAGTTTTTCACTGATCGGACTTCGCGTTCCCGGCGTGAAGATCGCCGATCCCGAATGCACGTCGAAGACGTACCCCCAGTACTTTGACGACCTGGACCGTCTGTGTGCGAGTTCTCGCTAA